One window of Clostridia bacterium genomic DNA carries:
- a CDS encoding glycoside hydrolase family 130 protein yields the protein MKPEIVRRYRGNPILTRDAIPYPVETVHNAAVVKHGDEYIMLFRSHLRTGRSIIGLARSLDGFRFSADPEPFLTPAREGPFAAYEEFGVEDPRVTRLEGEYIITYSAYSRNGVRIALAKTRDFCQVERISLITEADYRNVVLFPEKFDGLYARLDRPHSEISPWSIWISYSPDLRFWGESQLIMRPEPYHWDEMKIGPGAPPIRTDQGWLSIYHGVFRTMDGSVYRLGAALHDLQNPAKILGVGDSWILQPEDPWEITGYVHNVVFTCGAVGESDGTVKIYWGGADTVMCVGEADVSALVLLCLDHSRPAK from the coding sequence ATGAAGCCGGAAATTGTCAGGAGATACCGTGGTAACCCTATTCTCACCCGGGATGCGATTCCCTACCCGGTGGAGACGGTTCACAACGCCGCAGTAGTGAAGCACGGCGACGAATACATTATGCTCTTCCGCTCTCATCTGCGCACGGGGCGGTCGATCATTGGTCTGGCTCGCAGCCTCGACGGTTTTCGGTTCAGCGCCGATCCAGAGCCCTTTCTGACTCCTGCGCGAGAGGGCCCGTTTGCCGCCTATGAAGAGTTCGGCGTCGAAGATCCACGGGTTACGCGACTGGAGGGGGAGTACATCATCACCTACAGCGCTTACTCGCGAAACGGCGTGCGGATCGCCCTGGCAAAGACGAGAGACTTCTGCCAGGTAGAAAGGATCTCGCTCATCACCGAGGCGGACTATCGGAATGTGGTACTCTTCCCCGAAAAGTTCGACGGCCTTTATGCCCGGCTGGACCGTCCCCATTCGGAAATCTCTCCCTGGTCAATCTGGATTTCCTATTCTCCGGATCTGCGATTCTGGGGCGAATCCCAGCTCATCATGAGACCCGAACCATATCACTGGGACGAAATGAAGATCGGCCCGGGTGCGCCGCCGATCAGAACGGACCAGGGATGGCTTTCCATCTATCACGGCGTTTTCCGGACCATGGACGGATCGGTCTACCGCTTGGGCGCCGCTCTTCATGACCTGCAAAACCCGGCGAAGATCCTCGGCGTGGGGGACTCTTGGATCCTGCAACCGGAAGATCCCTGGGAAATCACTGGCTATGTCCACAACGTCGTGTTCACTTGCGGCGCAGTCGGGGAATCCGATGGAACCGTGAAAATCTATTGGGGCGGCGCAGACACAGTGATGTGTGTGGGCGAAGCGGATGTCTCCGCACTGGTTTTGTTATGCCTGGATCACAGCAGACCGGCGAAATGA
- a CDS encoding glycosyltransferase family 4 protein — MTVPNRRVAVLSPVAWRTPPRQYGAWETVAGNVAEGLVSRGWDVTLFATGDSMTRARLHAVVDRGYEEDPAVDPKVAEYLHISEVFEHAGEFDLIHSHYDFMALSYTRLVKTPVLTTVHGFSSPRIMPVYEKYRNGYFVSISDSDRAPGLNYLGTVYNGIDLSLYPLQQCGGDQLVFLGRIHPDKGVHLAIEVARLSGLPLLIAGIIQDRTYFRELVEPHLDQTIRYIGPVDVPGKNALFARARALLHLNTIPERFGLVLAEANAAGVPVIAMDLGSCREVIEDGRTGFLVSNVGEAVECLRRVAEIDRHACRERVRQRFSIQAMVESYERIYRTIFELEAKRRS, encoded by the coding sequence ATGACCGTACCCAACAGAAGGGTGGCGGTCCTGTCGCCGGTAGCCTGGCGAACACCTCCACGGCAATACGGCGCCTGGGAGACGGTCGCGGGCAACGTCGCCGAAGGCCTGGTTTCGCGGGGCTGGGACGTGACATTGTTCGCCACTGGGGATTCTATGACCCGCGCCCGCCTGCATGCCGTGGTAGACCGGGGGTATGAAGAAGATCCCGCCGTCGATCCCAAAGTAGCCGAGTACCTGCACATCTCCGAAGTGTTCGAGCACGCTGGAGAGTTTGACCTCATCCACAGTCACTATGACTTCATGGCGCTGTCCTACACGCGGTTGGTGAAGACGCCGGTCCTCACCACCGTCCACGGATTCTCGTCACCCCGAATCATGCCCGTGTATGAGAAGTATCGTAACGGATACTTCGTCTCCATCAGCGACTCCGACCGCGCGCCGGGGCTGAACTACCTGGGCACTGTCTATAACGGCATCGACCTATCGTTGTACCCGCTACAACAGTGCGGCGGCGATCAACTTGTCTTCCTCGGCCGGATTCACCCCGACAAGGGGGTTCATCTGGCGATCGAGGTTGCCCGCCTGAGCGGGTTGCCGCTGCTCATTGCGGGCATTATCCAGGATCGGACCTATTTCCGCGAGCTGGTGGAGCCGCACCTCGATCAGACGATCCGCTATATCGGGCCTGTGGACGTACCGGGCAAGAACGCGCTGTTTGCACGCGCCCGCGCGCTACTGCACCTGAATACCATCCCGGAGCGGTTCGGACTGGTCCTGGCAGAAGCCAACGCCGCCGGCGTGCCCGTGATCGCCATGGACCTCGGCTCCTGCCGTGAGGTGATCGAAGATGGGCGAACGGGCTTCCTGGTCAGCAACGTCGGCGAAGCCGTCGAGTGCCTGCGGCGCGTCGCGGAGATCGATCGCCATGCCTGCCGCGAGCGGGTCCGGCAACGCTTCTCCATCCAAGCGATGGTGGAGTCCTACGAGCGGATCTACCGGACGATATTCGAGTTGGAAGCGAAGCGAAGATCATGA
- a CDS encoding glycoside hydrolase family 130 protein — LDDVSAEFSQRHQQIRNLFLERFEQVRGLLPSDGEVSESRRLLIGSYFLAEYSLESAALFNPSIVPHPDQTDLPAGALRFILSLRATGEGHISSITFRTGIVYADHRIEVTPPTGFLTEPRQIPNPVYEKALFGRKLSELGLTGEFTRRVMNRLGESFALDELRASLQAEQFRLPDGNTQEDQNQAQGIWVLARSNFEVQFQPEQQMSERIIFPATPSQRNGIEDARFACFQNEDGTHIYYATFTAFDGKIVVPELVETSDFLLFRFRTLNGPAAENKGMAIFPRKIGGLYAMLSRQDNENIYLMFSDNVHFWNERKVLLKPTFPWELVQLGNCGSPIETDAGWLVLSHGVGPMRKYCIGAFLLDLDDPTKVIGRLREPLLKPSQSEREGYVPNVVYTCGALLHRGELIIPYGLADYATGFATVPLAEVLAAMEQEDPVPA, encoded by the coding sequence AAGTCTCCGAATCGCGGCGGCTGTTGATCGGCTCCTATTTCCTGGCCGAGTACTCGCTGGAATCGGCAGCCCTGTTCAACCCATCCATCGTCCCGCATCCCGACCAAACGGATCTTCCGGCTGGCGCTCTACGGTTCATTCTCAGCTTGCGTGCTACCGGTGAAGGACACATTTCGTCCATCACGTTTCGGACCGGCATCGTCTATGCCGATCACCGGATTGAGGTTACGCCACCCACGGGTTTTCTCACGGAGCCGCGCCAGATCCCGAACCCCGTGTACGAGAAGGCGCTGTTCGGGCGGAAACTTTCTGAATTGGGCTTGACAGGGGAGTTTACGCGCCGGGTGATGAACAGGCTCGGGGAGTCGTTCGCACTGGATGAGCTTCGCGCCAGTCTTCAAGCCGAGCAGTTCCGCCTCCCGGACGGAAACACGCAGGAAGATCAGAACCAGGCCCAGGGGATTTGGGTGCTGGCCCGGTCCAACTTCGAGGTCCAGTTCCAGCCCGAACAGCAGATGTCCGAGCGCATTATCTTCCCGGCCACGCCCTCGCAGCGCAACGGCATCGAAGACGCGCGCTTCGCCTGTTTCCAGAACGAAGACGGCACACATATCTACTACGCGACGTTCACCGCGTTCGACGGCAAGATCGTAGTGCCGGAACTGGTGGAGACTTCCGACTTCCTCCTCTTTCGATTCAGGACTCTGAATGGCCCAGCCGCCGAAAACAAGGGGATGGCGATCTTCCCCCGGAAGATCGGCGGCCTCTATGCCATGCTCTCCCGTCAGGACAATGAGAACATCTACCTCATGTTCTCCGACAACGTCCACTTCTGGAACGAGCGCAAGGTGCTCCTCAAACCTACATTCCCGTGGGAGTTGGTCCAACTCGGGAACTGCGGATCACCCATCGAGACCGATGCCGGATGGTTGGTCCTGAGCCACGGCGTGGGCCCCATGAGGAAGTACTGCATCGGCGCCTTCCTGCTCGATCTCGATGACCCTACCAAGGTGATCGGCCGCCTGCGCGAACCGCTTCTGAAGCCGAGCCAGAGCGAGCGTGAAGGCTACGTGCCCAACGTCGTTTATACCTGCGGCGCGTTGCTCCACCGGGGCGAACTGATCATACCCTACGGGCTGGCTGATTACGCCACTGGTTTCGCAACCGTCCCGCTTGCCGAGGTGCTGGCGGCCATGGAGCAGGAGGACCCTGTACCTGCATGA